The following are from one region of the Takifugu rubripes chromosome 12, fTakRub1.2, whole genome shotgun sequence genome:
- the LOC105417186 gene encoding gastrula zinc finger protein XlCGF8.2DB-like isoform X3 → MSRDSSEEAEITVKVEDEDDEDPQVSQTRPEALGNNGGAISSEPGSRSCPVGRTESLSGPETEDSDVGWKETTEHQIGLNFVEIPVRDAGPDVRKKPFHCSECGKRFTRNSHLKRHMRIHTGEKPFSCSFCSRKFTQKIGLDNHLTTHTGEKPHGCSLCSKRFSRSDSLKIHMKIHSRKTPFTCRMCDRKSALAPPGTHRCIGPQPLQLQQLWSNQRTKQLHGLEGEDITTFTFTGAPVKSEDAHEEEPQSSQTVEVEADGGPGPFGSPALQCATQQREGCWEPDSNECDDRGDVCEERPFSCCECGETFGRRFNLKRHMGTHAGETPFVCSVCGQSFKQGQNLMKHMRVHEGTSSQLSRW, encoded by the coding sequence ATGAGTCGAGACAGCTCCGAGGAGGCTGAAATCACAGTAAAGGttgaagatgaggatgatgaagatccCCAGGTTTCGCAGACGAGACCAGAAGCGCTTGGAAACAACGGTGGAGCCATCAGCTCAGAACCAGGTTCCCGTTCTTGTCCTGTCGGCAGGACAGAAAGTTTGTCTGGACCTGAGACTGAAGACAGTGATGTTGGCTGGAAGGAGACCACAGAACATCAGATAGGTCTAAACTTTGTGGAAATCCCGGTGAGAGATGCAGGTCCTGATGTCAGGAAAAAGCCTTTCCACTGTTCTGAATGTGGGAAGAGATTCACCCGAAACTCTCACCTGAAGAGACACATGAGGATTCACACGGGAGAGAAACCCTTCAGCTGctctttctgcagcagaaaattCACCCAGAAGATCGGTCTGGACAACCACCTGACCACTCACACGGGAGAAAAACCACACGGCTGCTCCCTCTGCAGTAAACGTTTCTCACGAAGCGACTCTTTAAAGATCCACATGAAGATCCACTCGCGGAAAACCCCCTTCACCTGCAGAATGTGTGACAGGAAAAGTGCTTTAGCTCCTCCTGGTACTCACCGGTGCATCGGCCCtcagcctctgcagctccagcaacTCTGGAGCAACCAGAGAACAAAGCAGCTCCACGGCCTGGAGGGTGAGGACATCACCACATTCACCTTCACCGGTGCCCCTGTGAAGAGTGAAGATGCTCACGAGGAAGAGCCTCAGTCTTCGCAGACTGTAGAGGTGGAAGCTGATGGAGGGCCAGGACCATTCGGGAGCCCAGCTTTACAATGCGCCACTCAGCAGAGAGAAGGTTGTTGGGAACCTGACAGCAATGAGTGCGATGATCGAGGCGACGTCTGTGAGGAGAGACCCTTCAGCTGCTGTGAATGTGGAGAAACGTTTGGCCGGAGGTTCAACCTGAAGAGACACATGGGGACTCACGCAGGAGAGACACCGTTCGTCTGTTCAGTCTGCGGTCAGAGTTTCAAACAAGGGCAGAATCTGATGAAGCACATGAGGGTCCATGAGGGGACGTCCTCACAGCTCTCCCGTTGGTAG
- the LOC105417186 gene encoding gastrula zinc finger protein XlCGF57.1-like isoform X1 gives MSIAQILRSLVKQRLAAAAEEICGLVERTLAEYEEERGRSKEENQRQLRLHRTEDQEPSLKKNAFSVQKDWSSSLDPEPSHTNVEHWMSRDSSEEAEITVKVEDEDDEDPQVSQTRPEALGNNGGAISSEPGSRSCPVGRTESLSGPETEDSDVGWKETTEHQIGLNFVEIPVRDAGPDVRKKPFHCSECGKRFTRNSHLKRHMRIHTGEKPFSCSFCSRKFTQKIGLDNHLTTHTGEKPHGCSLCSKRFSRSDSLKIHMKIHSRKTPFTCRMCDRKSALAPPGTHRCIGPQPLQLQQLWSNQRTKQLHGLEGEDITTFTFTGAPVKSEDAHEEEPQSSQTVEVEADGGPGPFGSPALQCATQQREGCWEPDSNECDDRGDVCEERPFSCCECGETFGRRFNLKRHMGTHAGETPFVCSVCGQSFKQGQNLMKHMRVHEGTSSQLSRW, from the exons ATGTCCATAGCTCAGATCTTAAGGTCGTTGGTGAAGCAGCGACTGGCCGCAGCTGCTGAGGAGATATGTGGACTTGTTGAAAGAACCTTAGCAGAGTACGAGGAGGAACGTGGTCGTTCTAAAGAGGAGAACCAGCGGCAGCTCCGTTTACACAGAACAG aagaCCAGGAACCATCcttgaaaaaaaatgctttctCTGTCCAGAAAGACTGGAGCTCCAGTCTGGACCCAGAACCTTCCCACACCAATGTGGAGCATTGGATGAGTCGAGACAGCTCCGAGGAGGCTGAAATCACAGTAAAGGttgaagatgaggatgatgaagatccCCAGGTTTCGCAGACGAGACCAGAAGCGCTTGGAAACAACGGTGGAGCCATCAGCTCAGAACCAGGTTCCCGTTCTTGTCCTGTCGGCAGGACAGAAAGTTTGTCTGGACCTGAGACTGAAGACAGTGATGTTGGCTGGAAGGAGACCACAGAACATCAGATAGGTCTAAACTTTGTGGAAATCCCGGTGAGAGATGCAGGTCCTGATGTCAGGAAAAAGCCTTTCCACTGTTCTGAATGTGGGAAGAGATTCACCCGAAACTCTCACCTGAAGAGACACATGAGGATTCACACGGGAGAGAAACCCTTCAGCTGctctttctgcagcagaaaattCACCCAGAAGATCGGTCTGGACAACCACCTGACCACTCACACGGGAGAAAAACCACACGGCTGCTCCCTCTGCAGTAAACGTTTCTCACGAAGCGACTCTTTAAAGATCCACATGAAGATCCACTCGCGGAAAACCCCCTTCACCTGCAGAATGTGTGACAGGAAAAGTGCTTTAGCTCCTCCTGGTACTCACCGGTGCATCGGCCCtcagcctctgcagctccagcaacTCTGGAGCAACCAGAGAACAAAGCAGCTCCACGGCCTGGAGGGTGAGGACATCACCACATTCACCTTCACCGGTGCCCCTGTGAAGAGTGAAGATGCTCACGAGGAAGAGCCTCAGTCTTCGCAGACTGTAGAGGTGGAAGCTGATGGAGGGCCAGGACCATTCGGGAGCCCAGCTTTACAATGCGCCACTCAGCAGAGAGAAGGTTGTTGGGAACCTGACAGCAATGAGTGCGATGATCGAGGCGACGTCTGTGAGGAGAGACCCTTCAGCTGCTGTGAATGTGGAGAAACGTTTGGCCGGAGGTTCAACCTGAAGAGACACATGGGGACTCACGCAGGAGAGACACCGTTCGTCTGTTCAGTCTGCGGTCAGAGTTTCAAACAAGGGCAGAATCTGATGAAGCACATGAGGGTCCATGAGGGGACGTCCTCACAGCTCTCCCGTTGGTAG
- the LOC105417186 gene encoding gastrula zinc finger protein XlCGF57.1-like isoform X2 produces MSIAQILRSLVKQRLAAAAEEICGLVERTLAEYEEERGRSKEENQRQLRLHRTDQEPSLKKNAFSVQKDWSSSLDPEPSHTNVEHWMSRDSSEEAEITVKVEDEDDEDPQVSQTRPEALGNNGGAISSEPGSRSCPVGRTESLSGPETEDSDVGWKETTEHQIGLNFVEIPVRDAGPDVRKKPFHCSECGKRFTRNSHLKRHMRIHTGEKPFSCSFCSRKFTQKIGLDNHLTTHTGEKPHGCSLCSKRFSRSDSLKIHMKIHSRKTPFTCRMCDRKSALAPPGTHRCIGPQPLQLQQLWSNQRTKQLHGLEGEDITTFTFTGAPVKSEDAHEEEPQSSQTVEVEADGGPGPFGSPALQCATQQREGCWEPDSNECDDRGDVCEERPFSCCECGETFGRRFNLKRHMGTHAGETPFVCSVCGQSFKQGQNLMKHMRVHEGTSSQLSRW; encoded by the exons ATGTCCATAGCTCAGATCTTAAGGTCGTTGGTGAAGCAGCGACTGGCCGCAGCTGCTGAGGAGATATGTGGACTTGTTGAAAGAACCTTAGCAGAGTACGAGGAGGAACGTGGTCGTTCTAAAGAGGAGAACCAGCGGCAGCTCCGTTTACACAGAACAG aCCAGGAACCATCcttgaaaaaaaatgctttctCTGTCCAGAAAGACTGGAGCTCCAGTCTGGACCCAGAACCTTCCCACACCAATGTGGAGCATTGGATGAGTCGAGACAGCTCCGAGGAGGCTGAAATCACAGTAAAGGttgaagatgaggatgatgaagatccCCAGGTTTCGCAGACGAGACCAGAAGCGCTTGGAAACAACGGTGGAGCCATCAGCTCAGAACCAGGTTCCCGTTCTTGTCCTGTCGGCAGGACAGAAAGTTTGTCTGGACCTGAGACTGAAGACAGTGATGTTGGCTGGAAGGAGACCACAGAACATCAGATAGGTCTAAACTTTGTGGAAATCCCGGTGAGAGATGCAGGTCCTGATGTCAGGAAAAAGCCTTTCCACTGTTCTGAATGTGGGAAGAGATTCACCCGAAACTCTCACCTGAAGAGACACATGAGGATTCACACGGGAGAGAAACCCTTCAGCTGctctttctgcagcagaaaattCACCCAGAAGATCGGTCTGGACAACCACCTGACCACTCACACGGGAGAAAAACCACACGGCTGCTCCCTCTGCAGTAAACGTTTCTCACGAAGCGACTCTTTAAAGATCCACATGAAGATCCACTCGCGGAAAACCCCCTTCACCTGCAGAATGTGTGACAGGAAAAGTGCTTTAGCTCCTCCTGGTACTCACCGGTGCATCGGCCCtcagcctctgcagctccagcaacTCTGGAGCAACCAGAGAACAAAGCAGCTCCACGGCCTGGAGGGTGAGGACATCACCACATTCACCTTCACCGGTGCCCCTGTGAAGAGTGAAGATGCTCACGAGGAAGAGCCTCAGTCTTCGCAGACTGTAGAGGTGGAAGCTGATGGAGGGCCAGGACCATTCGGGAGCCCAGCTTTACAATGCGCCACTCAGCAGAGAGAAGGTTGTTGGGAACCTGACAGCAATGAGTGCGATGATCGAGGCGACGTCTGTGAGGAGAGACCCTTCAGCTGCTGTGAATGTGGAGAAACGTTTGGCCGGAGGTTCAACCTGAAGAGACACATGGGGACTCACGCAGGAGAGACACCGTTCGTCTGTTCAGTCTGCGGTCAGAGTTTCAAACAAGGGCAGAATCTGATGAAGCACATGAGGGTCCATGAGGGGACGTCCTCACAGCTCTCCCGTTGGTAG